From one Rosa rugosa chromosome 4, drRosRugo1.1, whole genome shotgun sequence genomic stretch:
- the LOC133743066 gene encoding kinase-interacting family protein encodes MEKPTTPPSSASSVQIHQESVPTSPTLSSTRKMSLSTAPTTTATTAKPTWLLSNLADVEERMKMLAFNSNSKSTKTPQDQDTGDTFAERAEAYYKTRPQLLSLLQDLYNSYLTLSDRYIQTIAKTTSLSQSQIFHPPRRQSSQTSTFEYYDYYDQQDQYETSQNDSDVESSLSYQQFPTSLLAQDDDDDTTMVSSFDAIVAEIVIKNVECDILLHEVNASERQQNESSRKIELQKSLLEVLESERLILLNENAKLGYRVGALMEENKALASESLFMRRKAGELARHLLQMREDRRVSMLSRKIEDLQGQIYGLEKRNKEYYQQLVNNDHSQLGSLEEEKNSSNNKKKTRGRSSNEVDLHVCFQIGKMKRRGGTGTRTGTKGTGTDKKGSSWWGKVKNIDLFLCGLNPTSTA; translated from the exons ATGGAGAAACCGACGACACCACCATCATCAGCTTCTTCTGTTCAAATTCATCAGGAGTCAGTTCCGACTAGTCCAACGTTGTCAAGCACAAGGAAGATGAGCTTAAGCACCGCCCCGACCACCACGGCCACCACCGCCAAACCGACCTGGCTCCTCTCCAACCTTGCCG ATGTGGAAGAGAGGATGAAGATGCTAGCATTTAACAGTAACAGTAAAAGTACTAAAACTCCTCAAGATCAAGACACTGGGGACACCTTCGCGGAGCGAGCTGAAGCTTACTACAAAACACGCCCTCAGCTGCTATCCCTACTTCAAGACTTGTACAATTCCTATCTCACTCTCTCTGACCGTTACATTCAAACAATCGCCAAAACTACTAGTCTGAGTCAGAGTCAGATTTTTCATCCTCCTCGTCGACAATCTTCTCAAACCTCAACCTTTGAATACTATGATTACTATGACCAGCAAGATCAATATGAGACTAGCCAGAATGATTCAGATGTGGAGAGCTCCCTCTCGTATCAGCAATTTCCCACATCACTACTTGctcaagatgatgatgatgataccACCATGGTGTCAAGTTTTGACGCAATTGTCGCGGAGATTGTGATAAAAAATGTGGAATGCGATATCCTACTTCATGAGGTCAATGCATCGGAGAGGCAACAAAATGAATCATCGAGGAAGATAGAGTTGCAGAAGAGCTTGCTTGAGGTTTTGGAGTCTGAAAGGCTCATACTACTGAATGAGAATGCTAAATTGGGTTACAGAGTGGGTGCATTGATGGAAGAGAACAAAGCGCTTGCCTCCGAGTCTCTGTTCATGAGGAGGAAGGCCGGTGAGCTAGCTAGGCATTTGCTCCAAATGAGAGAGGACCGCAGGGTCAGCATGCTCAGCCGTAAGATAGAGGACCTTCAGGGACAGATTTATGGGTTGGAGAAGCGGAACAAGGAGTACTACCAGCAACTTGTCAACAATGATCACTCACAACTAGGATCActtgaagaagagaagaatagtagcaacaacaagaagaagactCGTGGTAGAAGTAGTAATGAGGTGGATTTGCACGTTTGCTTTCAAATAGGAAAGATGAAGAGGAGAGGTGGTACTGGGACGAGGACTGGTACGAAGGGTACTGGCACTGACAAGAAAGGTTCTAGTTGGTGGGGAAAGGTCAAGAACATAGACTTGTTTCTATGTGGACTTAACCCAACTTCTACTGCTTGA
- the LOC133743067 gene encoding uncharacterized protein LOC133743067, with translation MEVVFPPPTTSNKSLPIFINSKPTPRLRCSIIISEIQEIRVCTNRSCRRQGSMQTLETITALAPPTVAVKSCGCLSCCGNGPNLVALPAGTLVGHCGTRARAAEVLVALCGGAWDSDAADKSLEALALRNKAEIELNNNNNFSQAELFLSQAIELRPIGGIHITYKDRSVARLALGNHSGALEDAAQALALNPIYPEAYICQGDAFLAMSHFDSAQKSYLTALQIDPSIRRSKSFKARIANLEKLTAVPD, from the exons ATGGAGgttgtgtttcctccacctacAACGTCTAACAAGTCTCTCCCCATCTTTATTAATTCCAAGCCCACACCAAGACTGCGCTGTAGTATCATCATCTCCGAAATCCAGGAAATCCGGGTATGCACCAACCGGAGTTGCCGTAGACAAGGTTCCATGCAGACCCTTGAGACCATCACGGCCCTCGCTCCCCCCACAGTCGCCGTCAAGTCCTGCGGCTGTTTGAGCTGCTGCGGCAACGGCCCCAACCTCGTCGCGCTTCCAGCTGGCACTCTGGTCGGTCATTGCGGAACCAGGGCTCGAGCCGCCGAGGTCCTCGTGGCACTCTGCGGGGGAGCTTGGGATTCCGACGCTGCTGACAAGAGTTTGGAAGCGCTTGCGTTGAGGAATAAAGCTGAGATTGAgctcaacaacaacaacaatttcTCTCAGGCTGAGCTCTTCCTCTCACAG GCTATAGAATTAAGGCCAATTGGTGGCATCCATATTACATACAAGGACAG GTCTGTTGCAAGATTAGCACTGGGAAATCATTCTGGGGCTCTTGAAGATGCCGCACAAGCTTTGGCATTAAATCCTATTTATCCGGAG GCTTATATTTGCCAAGGCGATGCATTCTTGGCAATGAGTCATTTTGATTCAGCTCAGAAGTCATATTTGACAGCTCTACAGATAGATCCTTCTATTCGACGCTCCAAATCTTTCAAG GCTCGGATTGCAAACCTCGAGAAACTCACTGCTGTACCTGATTAA